Within uncultured Methanoregula sp., the genomic segment GCACTTGCGGTTGCGCTCGTGATCGGTAAACGGGTAGGCTTTGGCAAGTATGCCATGGAACCGGCCAACATCCCGTGGTCGATTCTCGGTGCAGCCCTCCTCTGGTTCGGCTGGTTCGGGTTCAATTCGGGCAGCGCAGTAGGGGCTAATGGTCTTGCTTCCGTAGCATTCGTGACTACCAACACAGCGGCTGCAGCCGGTGCCATTGCCTGGATGCTGGTCAGCTGGGCGCATGGCGGCAAACCGAGTTCGCTCGGGTTTGTCAGCGGTGCAGTAGCCGGTCTCGTGGCCATAACACCGGCAGCCGGGTACGTGACTCCTATGGCATCGATCCTGATCGGTGCGATTGGCGGAGCGCTCTGCTACAGTATCATGCTCTGGCGCCAGAGCAAAGGTGTTGATGAGAGCCTGGATGCATGGGCAGTCCATGGCATGGGCGGCCTCTGGGGCGCACTTGCCACCGGTATCTTTGCCGCAGCATCTATCAACGGTGTCTCGGGATTACTGGAAGGCAACACGCACCAGTTCATTGCACAGGTCGTTGGTGCCGGCTCTGCAGTCATCTACGCCTTCGTGGTCACGTATATCCTCGCACTCATCATCGACAAAACGATGGGCCTGCGGGTTACGGAGGAGGAAGAGTATGTCGGGCTTGATATTTCCCAGCACGGGGAGCGGTGCTGAGCAGGAGGGAACATTATGAAACTGATAAAAACCATCATCAAACCGGAACGATTTGAATTCGTTAAAAAAGCGCTGGAAGACAAAGGCTTTGTCAGCATGACGGTTTCCGATGTCAAGGGAAGGGGAGAACAAAAAGGCATCTCCCTTGAATATCGTGG encodes:
- a CDS encoding ammonium transporter — translated: MAIDSGATAWILASTALVMIMTPGVGLFYGGLVRKKNFIDMITLSFVAFALVSIQWVLIGYSLAFSNDPTSSFNGFIGNLQYLGLNNVGMDPGPYSAAVPGLLYMVFQLVFATVTMAIVTSGFAERIKFSSFLVFAALWTTIVYDPLAHWVWGGGWTAAFGAVDFAGGTVVHISSGFAALAVALVIGKRVGFGKYAMEPANIPWSILGAALLWFGWFGFNSGSAVGANGLASVAFVTTNTAAAAGAIAWMLVSWAHGGKPSSLGFVSGAVAGLVAITPAAGYVTPMASILIGAIGGALCYSIMLWRQSKGVDESLDAWAVHGMGGLWGALATGIFAAASINGVSGLLEGNTHQFIAQVVGAGSAVIYAFVVTYILALIIDKTMGLRVTEEEEYVGLDISQHGERC